A genomic window from Promicromonospora sukumoe includes:
- a CDS encoding PEP/pyruvate-binding domain-containing protein gives MSTDVTHSFTLPLDDPTAVELAVTGGKGSSLARLAAAGLPVPGGFHVTTDAYRSAVAGPPQQAILAAARDVDPDRPETHEAAAARIAEVFAALEVPEPLADAVRAGYASLRAAGGSPDGAAGGSTAGSAHAVEPAVAVRSSATAEDLPGMSFAGQQDSFLNIRGEGALLRAVRDCWASLWTARAIAYRARRGIPADEVTLAVVVQRLVDADAAGVLFTVDPMTGSRDRVLINAAWGLGEAVVGGRVTPDTFYVARVGGAVERAVSTKEVRTVRTADGTRDEPVSAALRDRPSLTDEQAVRLATLGVRIEELYGVAMDVEWAVHDGTPAVLQARPVTGAAGRS, from the coding sequence GTGAGCACGGACGTCACGCACTCGTTCACGCTGCCGCTCGACGACCCCACGGCGGTGGAACTGGCCGTGACCGGCGGAAAGGGCTCGTCCCTCGCCCGCCTGGCCGCGGCCGGCCTGCCGGTCCCGGGCGGGTTCCACGTCACCACCGACGCATACCGGTCCGCGGTGGCCGGTCCGCCGCAGCAGGCGATCCTCGCCGCCGCGCGGGACGTGGACCCCGACCGCCCCGAGACCCACGAGGCCGCGGCTGCCCGGATCGCCGAGGTCTTCGCCGCGCTGGAGGTCCCGGAGCCGCTGGCCGACGCCGTCCGGGCCGGGTACGCGAGCCTGCGCGCCGCGGGCGGCTCCCCGGACGGCGCCGCGGGCGGCAGCACGGCCGGATCGGCACACGCCGTCGAACCCGCCGTCGCCGTCCGCTCCTCCGCGACGGCCGAGGATCTGCCGGGCATGTCGTTCGCGGGCCAGCAGGACTCGTTCCTCAACATCCGCGGCGAGGGTGCCCTGCTCCGGGCGGTCCGCGACTGCTGGGCCTCGCTGTGGACGGCGCGCGCGATCGCCTACCGGGCGCGACGCGGCATCCCCGCCGACGAGGTCACGCTCGCCGTGGTGGTGCAGCGGCTGGTCGACGCCGACGCGGCCGGCGTCCTGTTCACCGTCGACCCGATGACCGGCTCCCGCGACCGGGTGCTGATCAACGCGGCCTGGGGACTGGGCGAGGCGGTCGTCGGCGGCCGGGTCACGCCCGACACCTTCTACGTCGCCCGGGTCGGCGGGGCGGTCGAGCGCGCGGTGAGCACCAAGGAGGTCCGCACCGTGCGCACGGCTGACGGCACCCGCGACGAGCCGGTGTCCGCCGCGCTCCGGGACCGGCCCTCGCTCACCGACGAGCAGGCGGTGCGGCTCGCCACGCTCGGTGTCCGGATCGAGGAGCTGTACGGCGTCGCGATGGACGTCGAGTGGGCGGTGCACGACGGCACGCCGGCCGTCCTGCAGGCGCGCCCCGTCACGGGCGCCGCCGGACGCTCCTAG
- a CDS encoding SigE family RNA polymerase sigma factor produces MFAEVSDEARVQVDVTRTKDQEFTAFVHEAGPYLHKTALLLSGDAHRAEELVQATFERTYRSWHRARAGEPRAYARRILLNLRIDGWRRTRGEVVSDVVPAGSVAGPAEGVAVRDEVVRALAALPLAQRRVVVLRHLLDLTEQQTARELGIAVGTVKSANARGIARLREIFQEGER; encoded by the coding sequence ATGTTCGCCGAGGTGAGCGACGAGGCGCGGGTCCAGGTCGACGTCACGCGCACCAAGGACCAGGAGTTCACGGCGTTCGTGCACGAGGCGGGACCGTACCTCCACAAGACGGCACTCCTCCTGTCCGGTGACGCGCACCGCGCGGAGGAGCTGGTCCAGGCGACCTTCGAGCGCACCTACCGGTCCTGGCACCGGGCGCGCGCCGGAGAGCCGCGGGCCTATGCCCGCCGCATCCTGCTCAACCTGCGCATCGACGGCTGGCGGCGCACCCGCGGCGAGGTGGTGTCCGACGTCGTCCCCGCGGGGTCGGTCGCCGGTCCGGCCGAGGGTGTGGCCGTGCGCGACGAGGTGGTGCGCGCGCTGGCCGCGCTCCCGCTGGCGCAGCGCCGGGTGGTGGTGCTGCGGCACCTGCTCGACCTCACCGAGCAGCAGACGGCCCGCGAGCTCGGGATCGCCGTCGGCACCGTCAAGTCCGCCAACGCACGCGGGATCGCCCGCCTGCGCGAGATCTTCCAGGAGGGCGAGCGATGA
- a CDS encoding SDR family oxidoreductase — MSQDQAFPPQQQNPPGTTDQMIPTPDHGETSYVGSEKLLGRKALVTGGDSGIGRAVAIAFAREGADVALSYLPEEEHDARATAEWVRGAGRQCALLPGDLRDEATARGVAHRAAGELGGLDVLVNNAGYQMARRESVADVTTEDLDRVFKTNLYALFWVTQAALEHMGEGGVIINNSSIQAYQPSTSLLDYASTKAAINNLTVNLAAELGPRGIRVNAVAPGPIWTPLQPATQPEEKITSFGTDTPLGRAGQPAEVAPAFVFLASPATASYVSGTVLGVTGGKPVF, encoded by the coding sequence GCCGGACCACGGGGAGACCAGCTACGTGGGCAGCGAGAAGCTGCTCGGCCGCAAGGCGCTCGTGACCGGAGGCGACTCGGGGATAGGCCGGGCGGTCGCGATCGCGTTCGCGCGCGAGGGCGCCGACGTCGCCCTGTCCTACCTGCCCGAGGAGGAGCACGACGCGCGGGCGACGGCGGAGTGGGTGCGCGGCGCGGGACGGCAGTGCGCCCTGCTCCCGGGTGACCTGCGGGACGAGGCGACGGCGCGCGGCGTCGCGCACCGGGCCGCCGGCGAGCTGGGCGGACTCGACGTGCTGGTGAACAACGCCGGCTACCAGATGGCACGGCGCGAGTCGGTGGCGGACGTGACCACCGAGGACCTGGACCGGGTGTTCAAGACCAACCTGTACGCGCTGTTCTGGGTGACGCAGGCGGCGCTGGAGCACATGGGCGAGGGCGGCGTGATCATCAACAACTCGTCGATCCAGGCGTACCAGCCGTCGACGTCGCTGCTCGACTACGCGTCCACCAAGGCCGCGATCAACAACCTCACGGTGAACCTCGCCGCCGAGCTGGGTCCGCGCGGCATCCGCGTGAACGCCGTGGCGCCCGGTCCCATCTGGACGCCGCTGCAGCCGGCCACCCAGCCCGAGGAGAAGATCACGTCGTTCGGCACGGACACCCCGCTGGGCCGGGCCGGCCAGCCCGCCGAGGTGGCGCCGGCGTTCGTCTTCCTGGCCTCGCCGGCCACGGCGTCGTACGTGTCGGGGACGGTGCTCGGGGTGACGGGCGGCAAGCCGGTGTTCTAG